The DNA region AATTATTTCCTCCGCCTCCTCAACTGAATTCACCTGAGGAAGGAGTAAGCCTTGGGCGCCAATATCTAGGCTGCGGAGTATGCTGGAATCAAGCTTGTTCGGGGTGCGGATAAATATGGGAGTATTCCGGCTTTCAGCGGCCATAATCAGGAGACGGTTTGTCTCATCCGAAGATGGGGCGTGTTCGCTATCAATGGTTATAAAATCAAACCCAGCCAGGGCCATGATCTCCACCATTTCTGCGGAAACCCCATTGGAAAACACTCCATAGATAGTTTCCCCTGCCTTGAGCTTTTCCTTAGCTATATTGGTATGCATTTTTCCTCCTAATTGGCCTTACTGCTCTGTTTCACGTGAAACATCTTCTGCAATTTCTTTGCAGACATCCACCCATCCCTTACTTAGAGAATATTCCTCAAGTTCTTCCATGGTCAACTCTATGGCAGAATTGCTGCTTCCACAGGCTGGGAAAACAGTAGTGAACCGTTTCATGGAAATATCCAGATATACCATAACATCCGGAGGAAGGCCAAAGGGACAGACACCCCCCACCGCATGGCCTGTAAAGTGCAGGGCCTCCTCCGGGGAGAGCATTTTTGCCTTTATGCCGAAATGTTCCTTATATTTGCGGTTATCCAGCTTCATGTCCCCGGCAATTACCACAACTATAGCACCATCCCCCATTTTAAGGGAGATGCTCTTGGCAATCCGGGCGGGAATAAGCCCCAGGGCATTTGCCGCTTCTAAAACCGTGGCGGTGGAAGCGTCCCTTTCAATAATGTCATTATCCCGACCCCAACGCCTCAAGTGCTCGCGCACCCGCTCAATCGACATTTGCTTAGCCCTCGTTTAAAAATCTTCTATATAAAAAGAATTATTTGTTGATAAAAATCAAAATTGCGCTAATCCCGTCCGGTGTTGCGGAGTACAGTTCAAGCCGATCCTGGATGAGCTCCCAGCGCTTGACCTTCTCCAGGAAAGCAAAAAACTCGGCTTCCCGAAGCCGTTCAGGGGCCAGGCTCTTTTCCGCCGGGGTAATATTCATCTGTTTAAGTGAAAAGGCCTGGCTATCACCCTGATCATAGGAGGCAGTATACGCTTCCGGTGCCGCTTTACCATTTACCCCGGCGGTATGAATGGTCAGGGTAAAGATATCGTCCAACCCTTCGGTTTTCAATTTTGCACGATCAAAAAGAATGGTATCCCGGGAAAGGTCTGCCGGATCGATCCTGACTTCCACCAACTTCCATTCTTTATCCTGAATGTCTGTCAGGGAAGGTCCTCCGGCGCAGGAACCCAGATAAAAAAATATGGCAAAAAATATGGGGAAAATCCACCTTTTTCTCATAGTACTATCAGGATAGTACTATTATTAATTAATTGCAATTAAAGCCTATTTTTCTTTATAGGTAAAAACCAGAACTACGGGATCGCCTTCGGGAGTTTCGGTAAACAGCTCAAGGGTATCCTGGGCGCTTAAATCCCACTGGCTTACCTTTTCCAGGTAGCTATAATAGTCCCGCTCCTGAAGGCCTTCGGGTTCCACAAAGCTCATCATTAGGGTACCCGCAATGGGGCTTATAGAAATCTCTTGATCTTTTCCTAAGGTATAGGGGGCAAAATACCGGTTTGGGGCGCCTTTACCGCTTATTCGTTCATTATCAATAAATAAGCTAAAGTCGTCACCCGTGCCATTGGCTTCCAAAATCCGCCGGTTAATAGCAATATCGCCGGATTCAGTCTTGACCGTATCCAGTACCCATACTTTCCCCTGAACCTCATCAAAGGAGATTGAAGGCGTCCCCTCAACTACATCACTTTTACTGGCACAGGCAAGGGTTAAAACAGCCGCCAGGCCCAGGGCAAAGATTTTTGAAAATTGTTGCATAGTACACTCCTGGGATAAGGATACTAAAATAATCATGTAAATGCAAATCTCCGGTGGAAATGTTAATCACCGTTACGCTTCATATTTTTCCGTATTACATAAACCAGGCATTTTATGATGAAGTTACATACCAAAATAATGAGTGAAACAAAGGCGGCGGCTTCTAAAAAAAGCTGGGCTTCAAACTGGGTTATCATAAGGGAGACCGGCTTATTCCTGACCGTATTCAGAAAGGAAACCGCGGAAATAGTCATCATGGAATTGACAAAAAAATAGGAGAGCATCTCCACGATGGTGAGCTTAGTCTGAGGGATGAGCACATCCTTTAGTATGCGGAACCGGCTTATCCCCAGGGTACGCCCCACGTCTTCCAGGTTGTGGTTGAGCTTGCCCAGGGAGTTATAGGCCATAAGGTAGGGGGAGGCCAGGAAGTGGACCGTATTT from Treponema primitia ZAS-2 includes:
- a CDS encoding YbaK/EbsC family protein is translated as MSIERVREHLRRWGRDNDIIERDASTATVLEAANALGLIPARIAKSISLKMGDGAIVVVIAGDMKLDNRKYKEHFGIKAKMLSPEEALHFTGHAVGGVCPFGLPPDVMVYLDISMKRFTTVFPACGSSNSAIELTMEELEEYSLSKGWVDVCKEIAEDVSRETEQ
- a CDS encoding META domain-containing protein, producing the protein MRKRWIFPIFFAIFFYLGSCAGGPSLTDIQDKEWKLVEVRIDPADLSRDTILFDRAKLKTEGLDDIFTLTIHTAGVNGKAAPEAYTASYDQGDSQAFSLKQMNITPAEKSLAPERLREAEFFAFLEKVKRWELIQDRLELYSATPDGISAILIFINK
- a CDS encoding META domain-containing protein — its product is MQQFSKIFALGLAAVLTLACASKSDVVEGTPSISFDEVQGKVWVLDTVKTESGDIAINRRILEANGTGDDFSLFIDNERISGKGAPNRYFAPYTLGKDQEISISPIAGTLMMSFVEPEGLQERDYYSYLEKVSQWDLSAQDTLELFTETPEGDPVVLVFTYKEK